TTGTGGCTGAGCTTCCCGCCGATCGGGTGGTGGTTCACGGCGTTCCTCGGGCTGGGGTTGCTGGGCTGGGTGGTCACCCGCCCGGCCACCACCCGGGCCGGGGGATTCGGCTACGGCGTGCTGTTCGGGCTCGCGTTCTACGTCCCGCTGCTGCCGTGGATCAGCGGTCTGGTCGGTGCCGTGCCGTGGCTGGCGCTGTCCTTCGCCGAAGCGTTGTTCTGTGGGCTGTTCGGCCTCGTCGCGGTGGTGACCGCCAGGCTGCCGGGTTGGCCGCTGTGGTTGGCGACCCTGTGGGTTGGTGTCGAATGGCTCAAGTCGGTTTTCCCGTTCGGCGGGTTCCCGTGGGGTGCGGCGAGCTTCGGGCAGACCGGCGGCCCGCTGCTGGCCCTGGCCCGGATCGGCGGAGCGCCGCTGGTGTCGTTCGCGGTCGCGCTGATCGGCTTCAGCCTCACACTGCTCGCGGTACAGATCGTGTGGTGGTTCAACCACGGCCACAAGCCGGGCGTCCCCGCGCCCGCGGTGATGCTGCCCGGCGTAGTGATCGCCGCGTCGCTGCTGGTCACCGCGCTGGTGTGGCCACAGGTGCGCCAATCGGGAACCGGCGCCGGTGACGACACCGCCGTCACGGTCGCCGCCGTGCAGGGCAATGTGCCGCGGCTCGGGCTGGAGTTCAACGCGCAGCGGCGCGCGGTGCTCGACAACCACGTCAAGGAGACCCTGCGCCTGGCCGCCGACGTCAAGGCCGGGCGCGCCGCCCAGCCGATGTTCGTCATCTGGCCCGAGAACTCCTCGGACATCGACCCGCTCGCCAACGCCGACGCCGCCGCGCAGATCAGCGCAGCGGCCGAGGCCATCGACGCGCCGATCCTGGTCGGCGGTGTGGTGCGCGCCGACGGCTACACCCCCGACAACCCGATCGCCAACAACACGGTGATCGTGTGGAACCCCACCGACGGCCCCGGCGAGCGGCACGACAAACAGATCGTGCAGCCGTTCGGCGAGTACCTGCCGTGGCGGAGCTTCTTCAAACACCTGTCGTCGTACGCCGACCGGGCCGGCTACTTCGTGCCCGGAACCGGCACCGGCGTGGTGCACGCCGCGGGCGTCCCGATCGGCGTCACCACGTGCTGGGAAGTGATCTTCGACCGCGCCGCCAGGGAGTCGGTGCTCAACGGGGCCCAAGTGCTCACGGTGCCCTCCAACAACGCCACGTTCGACGAAGCCATGAGCGCACAGCAACTGGCGTTCGGCAAACTGCGCGCGGTCGAGCATGACCGCTACGTCATCGTCGCGGGCACCACCGGCATCAGCGCGGTGATCGCCCCCGACGGTCATGAACTGTCACGCACCGAGTGGTTCCAGCCGGCGTACCTGGACAACCAGATCCGGCTCAAGACCGAGCTGACCCCGGCGACGAAGTGGGGTCCCATCGTGCAGGCGGTGCTGGGCTTCGTAGGTCTCGCGGCGCTGCTCATCGCCATACTGCACAATGGAAAGTTCGTGCCGAGAAAGTGGCGGCGCCGGTCGGCGACGACCGTAAAACGATGAAGGAGCCACATGAGCGTCCCAGGTGAACGAGCGCAGGGTGCGGGGGAGGATCCTGCCACCGTCCGCCCGAGCCAGCGCACCCTGGTGATCATCCCGACCTACAACGAGCGGGAGAACCTGCCGCTGATCGTCGGGCGCGTTCACAACGCAAACCCGCAGGTGCACATCCTCGTGGTCGACGACGGCAGCCCGGACGGCACCGGCGCGCTCGCCGACGAACTGGCACTCGCCGACCCAGACCGCATCCACGTCATGCACCGCACCAGCAAGGCCGGCCTCGGCGCGGCGTACCTCGCGGGCTTCGACTGGGGCCTGGGCCGCGGCTACTCGGTGCTGGTCGAGATGGACGCCGACGGCAGCCACGCCCCCGAGCAGCTGAGCCGGCTGCTCGACGCCGTCGACGCAGGCGCGGACCTGGCCATCGGCTCGCGCTACGTGCCCGGCGGCACGGTGCGCAACTGGCCGTGGCGACGGCTGGTGCTGTCCAAGACCGCCAACACCTATTCGCGCCTGCTGTTGGGCGTCGGCATCCACGACATCACCGCCGGCTATCGCGCCTACCGGCGCGAGGTGCTGGAGAAGATCGACCTGTCCGCGGTGGACTCCAAGGGCTACTGCTTCCAGATCGACCTGACGTGGCGTGCCGTCAACGACGGCTTCTCGGTGGTCGAGGTGCCGATCACGTTCACCGAGCGCGAGCTCGGCGTGTCGAAGATGAGCGGCTCCAACATCCGCGAGGCGATGTTCAAGGTCGCCGAATGGGGCATCCGCGGCCGGCTCGACCGGGCCAGGGGTGTGGTCCGCTGACGTCGGATCCGAAAACGCGAAAGCCGCGAGTGTGCAATGCACACTCGCGGCTTTTTTCAGACGTCAGTCCGTCAGCTTCCGCGCCGCTTGGCCTTGATCAGCTCCAGACGCTCCTTGAGCAGCTCCTCGAGCTCGTCGACGGAGCGACGCTCCAGCAGCATGTCCCAGTGGGTACGCGGCGGCTTGACCTTCTTCGGCTCCGGCACATCACCCTCGATGAGGGTGCCCTCCATGCCGTTGCGGCAGAGCCACGTACCGGGGATCTCGGCGTCGTCGGCGAAAGGTACGTCGAACTCCTCGCCGTTCTCCGTGCGGTAGCGGGCGACCTGACGCGGCGCCAGGTCGTGGTTGCGGTCGGTCTCGTAGCTCACGGCTCCGAGGCGACTGCCCCGCAGGACACGATCAGCCATCGTCATCACTCCTCATCACGCGATTTCGTCCGGATAATGCAACGCTTTTTGCCATTGCCAAGTTCCCGACTCGACCGTCCATGATACGCCGATCACAATGCATCGCCGTCTACAGTCTGGGTGATGACCACCCCGACGGCCGCCACCACCCGCAGACGCAACC
This region of Mycolicibacterium goodii genomic DNA includes:
- the lnt gene encoding apolipoprotein N-acyltransferase, encoding MASDRARRFDRFRARPNEITEVIPAVTDDDYDPDLDDPDLDAPDLEEPLEPELGEVEAQPARTGGRIAGFGVRFGRGVLDRWAPLSAAIGGGLALWLSFPPIGWWFTAFLGLGLLGWVVTRPATTRAGGFGYGVLFGLAFYVPLLPWISGLVGAVPWLALSFAEALFCGLFGLVAVVTARLPGWPLWLATLWVGVEWLKSVFPFGGFPWGAASFGQTGGPLLALARIGGAPLVSFAVALIGFSLTLLAVQIVWWFNHGHKPGVPAPAVMLPGVVIAASLLVTALVWPQVRQSGTGAGDDTAVTVAAVQGNVPRLGLEFNAQRRAVLDNHVKETLRLAADVKAGRAAQPMFVIWPENSSDIDPLANADAAAQISAAAEAIDAPILVGGVVRADGYTPDNPIANNTVIVWNPTDGPGERHDKQIVQPFGEYLPWRSFFKHLSSYADRAGYFVPGTGTGVVHAAGVPIGVTTCWEVIFDRAARESVLNGAQVLTVPSNNATFDEAMSAQQLAFGKLRAVEHDRYVIVAGTTGISAVIAPDGHELSRTEWFQPAYLDNQIRLKTELTPATKWGPIVQAVLGFVGLAALLIAILHNGKFVPRKWRRRSATTVKR
- a CDS encoding polyprenol monophosphomannose synthase is translated as MSVPGERAQGAGEDPATVRPSQRTLVIIPTYNERENLPLIVGRVHNANPQVHILVVDDGSPDGTGALADELALADPDRIHVMHRTSKAGLGAAYLAGFDWGLGRGYSVLVEMDADGSHAPEQLSRLLDAVDAGADLAIGSRYVPGGTVRNWPWRRLVLSKTANTYSRLLLGVGIHDITAGYRAYRREVLEKIDLSAVDSKGYCFQIDLTWRAVNDGFSVVEVPITFTERELGVSKMSGSNIREAMFKVAEWGIRGRLDRARGVVR
- the rbpA gene encoding RNA polymerase-binding protein RbpA, with translation MADRVLRGSRLGAVSYETDRNHDLAPRQVARYRTENGEEFDVPFADDAEIPGTWLCRNGMEGTLIEGDVPEPKKVKPPRTHWDMLLERRSVDELEELLKERLELIKAKRRGS